The nucleotide sequence CCACCCGGCACAAGGGTGGCGGCCACAAGCGCGCTTACCGCGTCATCGACTTCCGTCGCAATGACAAGGACGGCATCCCCGCCAAGGTGGCGCACATCGAGTACGACCCCAACCGGTCCGCTCGCATCGCGCTGCTGCACTACGCCGACGGCGAGAAGCGCTACATCATCGCGCCGGAGAAGCTGAAGCAGGGCGACACCGTCGAGAACGGCCCCCGGGCCGACATCAAGCCGGGCAACAACCTGCCGCTGCGCAACATCCCGGTCGGCACCGTGATCCACGCGATCGAGCTCCGCCCCGGTGGCGGCGCGAAGATGGCGCGGTCCGCCGGCGCGAAGGTGCAGCTCGTCGCCAAGGACGGTCCGTACGCCCAGCTGCGTCTCCCCTCGGGTGAGATCCGCAACGTGGACGTGCGCAACCGCGCCACGGTCGGCGAGGTCGGCAACTCCGAGCACGCCAACATCAACTGGGGCAAGGCCGGCCGCAACCGCTGGCGCGGCAAGCGCCCCACGGTCCGTGGTGTCGTCATGAACCCGGTCGACCACCCGCACGGTGGTGGTGAGGGTAAGACCTCCGGTGGTCGCCACCCGGTCAACCCGAACGGTAAGCCCGAGGGCCGCACGCGTCGCCGCAAGGCGTCCGACGCCCTCATCGTCCGCCGCCGGCGTACCGGCAAGAACAAGCGCTGAGCAGGGAGGTAGAACCAAATGCCACGTAGCCTCAAAAAGGGCCCGTTCGTGGACGACCACCTGCTCAAGAAGGTGGACGCGCTGAACGAATCGGGCAAGAAGACCGTGATCAAGACTTGGTCGCGGCGTTCCACGATCATCCCGGATTTCCTGGGGCACACGATCGCGGTGCACGACGGCCGCAAGCACGTCCCGGTGTTCGTCACCGAGGCGATGGTGGGTCACAAGCTGGGCGAGTTCGCCCCGACGCGGACCTTCAAGGGCCACATCAAGGACGACCGCAAGTCGCGCCGCCGCTGAGCGGGCACGATAAGAGACAAGGGAAGTAGCGATGAACGCCCAGAACGACGCGACGACCGAGGCTGAACTGCCTACGGCGTACGCGCGGGCTCGCTTCGTCCGGGACTCGCCCACCAAGGTGCGCCGGGTGATCGAGCTCATCAAGGGACGTAGCGCCGCCGACGCCTTGGCCGTGCTCCGGTTCGCCCCGCAGGCGGCCAGCGAGCCGGTCGCGAAGGTGCTCGCCAGCGCCGTGGCCA is from Amycolatopsis mediterranei and encodes:
- the rplB gene encoding 50S ribosomal protein L2; this encodes MGIRKYKPTTPGRRGSSVSDFAEITRSTPEKSLLRPLSGSGGRNSSGKITTRHKGGGHKRAYRVIDFRRNDKDGIPAKVAHIEYDPNRSARIALLHYADGEKRYIIAPEKLKQGDTVENGPRADIKPGNNLPLRNIPVGTVIHAIELRPGGGAKMARSAGAKVQLVAKDGPYAQLRLPSGEIRNVDVRNRATVGEVGNSEHANINWGKAGRNRWRGKRPTVRGVVMNPVDHPHGGGEGKTSGGRHPVNPNGKPEGRTRRRKASDALIVRRRRTGKNKR
- the rpsS gene encoding 30S ribosomal protein S19, whose protein sequence is MPRSLKKGPFVDDHLLKKVDALNESGKKTVIKTWSRRSTIIPDFLGHTIAVHDGRKHVPVFVTEAMVGHKLGEFAPTRTFKGHIKDDRKSRRR